CCGCGTCGGCGAGAACCTCAAGCGGGTGTTCATGACCGAGAACGACATCTTCGTCTACGCCGCGAGCGGCACCGGGGCGTTCGAGGGGGCGCTGCAGAACCTGTTTTCTCCCGGCGACAAGGTTCTCGTCGTCAACAACGGCAACTTCGGTGAGCGCTGGGCCAAGATGAGCCGGGCCTTCGGTCTGGAGGTGACCGAGCTCGTCTACGAGTGGGGGCAGAAGGCGGACAACGCCGAGGTGGCCGACGCCCTCGCCGCGGACCCGGGGATAAAGGCCGCCGTCTGTGTCCTCTCCGAGACCTCGACCGGGACTGTCAACGACATCGAGGGTTTCGCGAAGGCCACCGAGGACGTCATCACGATCGTCGACGCCGTTTCGGGGCTTGGGGCGTGTGAGCTCAGGACCGACGAATGGGGTCTCGACGTGGTCGTCGCGGGGAGCCAGAAGGCGCTCATGACCCCGCCGGGGCTCGGGTTCGTGAGCGTCTCCGAGCGGGCGTGGAAGGCCCACGAGGAGGCCGCGATGCCGCGCTTCTACTTCGACTGGACCCACGCGAAGAAGGCCTACCAGAAGAACCCGCCGCAGACCCCCTGGACTCCCCCGGTGAGCCTGGTGATGCAGCTCGACGTGGCGCTCAGGCAGATCATGGATGA
This genomic stretch from Rubrobacter naiadicus harbors:
- a CDS encoding pyridoxal-phosphate-dependent aminotransferase family protein; protein product: MSKIAVEEVAAERSLEKTMMSKYRLMSPGPTPIPPEVSATGALPIIHHRTPEFGEVFTRVGENLKRVFMTENDIFVYAASGTGAFEGALQNLFSPGDKVLVVNNGNFGERWAKMSRAFGLEVTELVYEWGQKADNAEVADALAADPGIKAAVCVLSETSTGTVNDIEGFAKATEDVITIVDAVSGLGACELRTDEWGLDVVVAGSQKALMTPPGLGFVSVSERAWKAHEEAAMPRFYFDWTHAKKAYQKNPPQTPWTPPVSLVMQLDVALRQIMDEGIENVLERHVLLGRAARAGVKGMGLKLFGPDEDMNTAVTAAWVPEGIDGKQFVNTLFQEHGVQVAGGQGKMSGKIFRIGHCGYFDAYDIITTIAAAELTLEALGHPVELGKGVAAAQRVFSKSGVAA